A genome region from Bradyrhizobium commune includes the following:
- a CDS encoding metallophosphoesterase family protein: MSGHDHGEDGVSRRKVLECMTWAGTGVLWTITGGVPRSLGIIDSAEAATAAAPGMTFLQISDSHVGFDKPANPNALGTLEEAVNKINAMPVKPSFMIHTGDITHLSKAAEFDNADRIISQSKLDVHYVPGEHDFLDEEVKFYRERYGRGTKGQGWYSFDAGGVHFIGLVNVVDLKAGGLGNLGAEQLAWLEDDLRGKSKSTPVVLFAHIPLWTVYPEWGWGTEDGGRALEYVKGFGSVTVLNGHIHQVMQKVEGNVTFHTARSTAFPQPAPGTASSPGPMKVEDAKLRSMLGVASIDFKQNEQRLAIIDTPLQG; the protein is encoded by the coding sequence ATGAGCGGACACGACCACGGGGAAGACGGCGTCAGCCGCCGCAAAGTGCTGGAGTGCATGACATGGGCCGGAACGGGCGTGCTCTGGACCATCACGGGCGGCGTGCCCCGCTCGCTCGGCATCATCGATTCCGCTGAAGCCGCGACTGCGGCCGCGCCCGGCATGACCTTCCTCCAGATCAGCGACAGCCATGTCGGCTTCGACAAGCCGGCCAATCCCAATGCGCTGGGCACGCTGGAGGAAGCCGTCAACAAGATCAACGCAATGCCGGTCAAGCCGTCGTTCATGATCCACACCGGCGACATCACCCATCTGTCCAAGGCCGCCGAGTTCGACAATGCCGACCGCATCATCTCGCAATCCAAGCTCGACGTGCACTACGTGCCCGGCGAGCATGACTTCCTCGACGAGGAGGTGAAGTTCTATCGCGAGCGCTACGGCCGCGGCACCAAGGGCCAGGGCTGGTACTCCTTCGACGCCGGCGGCGTGCATTTCATCGGCCTCGTCAACGTCGTCGACCTCAAGGCCGGCGGTCTCGGCAATCTCGGCGCGGAACAGCTCGCCTGGCTCGAGGACGATCTCCGCGGCAAGTCCAAATCCACGCCTGTCGTATTGTTCGCGCATATCCCGCTCTGGACCGTCTATCCGGAATGGGGCTGGGGCACCGAGGATGGCGGCCGCGCGCTTGAGTACGTCAAGGGTTTTGGCTCGGTCACCGTGCTGAACGGCCACATCCACCAGGTGATGCAGAAGGTCGAAGGCAACGTCACCTTCCACACCGCACGCTCCACCGCCTTTCCGCAGCCGGCGCCGGGGACCGCCTCCTCGCCGGGACCGATGAAGGTCGAGGACGCCAAGCTCCGCTCCATGCTGGGGGTGGCCAGCATCGACTTCAAGCAGAACGAGCAGCGGCTCGCGATCATCGACACGCCGCTGCAGGGTTGA
- a CDS encoding cupredoxin domain-containing protein — protein MKTLNRRDFAVDLGLSLAAAVLLPVTTARADDTSMEVHIDNFVFQPPELKIKVGTTVTWTNRDDIPHTVVSAGKFRSKTLDTDDKFSFTFTDAGDYKYFCSLHPHMTGMIKVE, from the coding sequence ATGAAGACACTCAATCGCCGCGACTTCGCCGTCGATCTCGGTCTCTCCCTGGCCGCGGCCGTTCTGCTGCCCGTCACAACCGCCCGTGCCGACGACACCAGCATGGAGGTGCATATCGACAATTTCGTCTTCCAGCCGCCCGAGCTGAAGATCAAGGTCGGTACCACCGTGACCTGGACCAACCGCGACGACATCCCCCACACGGTGGTGTCGGCCGGCAAGTTCAGGTCCAAGACCCTGGATACCGACGACAAGTTCTCGTTCACCTTCACCGATGCGGGTGACTACAAGTATTTTTGTTCACTGCACCCGCACATGACCGGGATGATCAAGGTTGAGTAA
- a CDS encoding sigma-70 family RNA polymerase sigma factor has protein sequence MPVSDDLQKAQRFREAALPYLDDVYTLARYLLRDASDAEDAVQECYLRALKHFDSYRGPAMKPWLFAILRNVCNAEYARRAHSHAAIEDTPGAADQTPMWQESEASPETEVLRGRDAGAIRKLIDALAEPFKETFVLREINNLSYREIAEAVGAPVGTVMSRLARARAMLRAAWMAEEEHLR, from the coding sequence ATGCCCGTCAGCGACGATTTGCAGAAGGCGCAGCGCTTCCGCGAGGCGGCCTTGCCCTATCTCGACGACGTCTACACGCTCGCGCGCTATTTGCTGCGCGACGCCTCCGACGCCGAGGACGCGGTGCAGGAGTGCTATCTGCGCGCGCTGAAGCATTTTGACAGCTATCGTGGCCCGGCAATGAAGCCGTGGCTGTTCGCGATCCTGCGCAACGTCTGCAACGCCGAATATGCAAGGCGCGCGCATTCGCATGCCGCGATCGAGGACACGCCCGGCGCCGCCGACCAGACGCCGATGTGGCAGGAGAGCGAGGCGAGCCCGGAAACCGAAGTGCTGCGCGGCCGGGATGCCGGCGCGATCCGCAAGCTGATTGACGCGCTGGCCGAGCCGTTCAAGGAAACTTTCGTGCTGCGGGAGATCAACAACCTGTCCTATCGTGAAATTGCAGAAGCCGTCGGCGCCCCCGTCGGCACCGTGATGTCCCGCCTCGCACGCGCCCGCGCCATGCTGCGCGCGGCCTGGATGGCGGAAGAGGAGCATTTGAGATGA
- a CDS encoding anti-sigma factor family protein: protein MTCDEAKILLHALLDNELDAGHAREVEAHIASCPSCAAELAAQREMKRVLADTKLGYTAPASLRARIEASLPQARPQPSRRSVLRGFAMGSAVSALAASGVVAVVLRQDDQQRILSEVVSAHLRSLQAGHLIDVVSTDQHTVKPWFNGKLDVAPPVIDLTAQGFTLVGGRLDYIDARAIGAVVYKRRQHVINLFVSQTASTERRPPKTQTMQGFNCRRWGERGLNFWAVSDIGGDELAEFVDKFEAAMKANVEG from the coding sequence ATGACCTGCGACGAAGCAAAGATCCTGCTTCACGCGCTGCTCGACAACGAGCTCGATGCCGGCCACGCGCGCGAGGTCGAAGCCCATATCGCAAGCTGCCCGTCCTGCGCAGCCGAGCTCGCGGCGCAGCGGGAGATGAAGCGTGTGCTGGCCGATACCAAGCTGGGCTATACGGCACCGGCGAGCCTGCGCGCCCGCATCGAGGCATCGCTGCCGCAAGCAAGACCGCAGCCAAGCCGGCGCTCCGTGCTGCGCGGTTTTGCGATGGGCTCTGCCGTCTCGGCGCTCGCCGCCTCGGGCGTCGTCGCTGTCGTGCTGCGCCAGGACGACCAGCAGCGCATCCTATCGGAGGTGGTCTCCGCCCACCTGCGCTCGCTCCAGGCCGGCCACCTCATCGACGTAGTCTCGACCGACCAGCACACGGTCAAGCCGTGGTTCAACGGCAAGCTCGACGTTGCGCCACCCGTGATCGATCTCACCGCGCAAGGCTTTACGCTGGTCGGCGGCCGGCTCGACTATATCGATGCACGCGCGATCGGCGCCGTCGTTTACAAGCGCCGGCAGCACGTCATCAACCTGTTCGTATCGCAGACCGCGAGCACCGAGCGTCGGCCGCCGAAGACCCAGACCATGCAGGGCTTCAACTGCCGCCGCTGGGGCGAGCGCGGCCTGAATTTCTGGGCCGTCAGCGACATCGGCGGCGACGAGCTCGCCGAGTTCGTCGACAAGTTCGAAGCAGCGATGAAGGCGAATGTGGAGGGGTAA